One window from the genome of Nicotiana tomentosiformis chromosome 5, ASM39032v3, whole genome shotgun sequence encodes:
- the LOC104085309 gene encoding protein TIC 20-I, chloroplastic-like translates to MILNGCSLSISKSYGSASSRLPSKVVTSCVRHSPAPHRYYPTSCSKGFSFLDLSSASSPLFGGEYGGLLHAIPQLPRRSQYSLAPRASKDVPYSYRFPAMTTKPRWWWRTLACLPYLMPLHETWMYAETAYHLHPFLEDLEFLTYPFLGAIGRLPSWFLMAYFFVAYLGVVRRKEWPHFFRFHVVMGMLLEIALQVIGTISRWMPLAVYWGKVGMHFWTAVAFAYLFTVLECIRCALAGMYADIPFVCDAAYIQIPYD, encoded by the exons ATGATCCTAAATGGATGCTCCTTAAGTATCTCCAAGTCCTATGGATCTGCATCATCAAGGCTGCCTTCCAAGGTTGTAACCTCATGTGTTAGACATTCACCAGCACCTCATCGGTACTATCCGACATCCTGCTCCAAAG GATTCAGCTTCCTTGATCTTTCTTCTGCATCATCACCTCTTTTCGGTGGTGAATATGGTGGCCTTTTGCATGCTATACCCCAATTACCAAGGCGAAGCCAATATTCCCTTGCCCCTAGAGCGTCAAAAGATGTCCCATATAGTTACAGATTCCCTGCGATGACCACAAAGCCAAGGTGGTGGTGGAGAACCTTAGCATGCCTCCCTTATTTGATGCCTCTTCATGAGACTTGGATGTATGCTGAGACGGCATATCATCTCCACCCCTTTTTGGAAGATCTTGAGTTTCTGACATACCCTTTCCTGGGAGCAATTGGGAGATTACCAAGCTGGTTTCTAATGGCATACTTCTTTGTTGCTTATCTTGGTGTAGTGAGGAGAAAGGAATGGCCTCATTTCTTTAGGTTCCATGTGGTGATGGGGATGCTACTTGAGATTGCCCTGCAGGTTATTGGGACTATAAGCCGTTGGATGCCGCTTGCCGTGTACTGGGGCAAAGTTGGCATGCATTTTTGGACCGCCGTCGCATTTGCCTATCTGTTCACAGTTTTAGAGTGCATAAGATGCGCCCTCGCAGGGATGTATGCAGACATTCCATTTGTCTGTGATGCAGCTTATATTCAAATACCTTATGATTAA